A window of Macrotis lagotis isolate mMagLag1 chromosome X, bilby.v1.9.chrom.fasta, whole genome shotgun sequence contains these coding sequences:
- the CMKLR1 gene encoding chemerin-like receptor 1: protein MDTDYFNFSDNYYDYDGDGLVIAPEESTPNDDGIARIFLVVIYSLVCFLGLLGNGLVIVITAFKMKKTVNTVWFLNLAVADFLFNVFLPIHIVNAAMDYHWIFGKVMCKISHFVVIYNMYTSVFLLTTISFDRCVSVVFPVWSQNHRSIRLASIACIAIWTLAFFLGSPFLVFRDTTMHQGKIVCFNNFSLMANISHPHQFHLAQDSVTYMRHVMVTVSRFLCGFFLPVFIITVCYLIIVCKLKRNRLAKTKKPFKIIVTIIITFFLCWCPYHTLYLLELHHTSMPASVFSLGLPLATALAISNSCMNPILYVFMGQDFKKFKVTIFSRLVNALSEDTTAHSSFMSHRSITKMSSVNERSSMNERETGML, encoded by the coding sequence ATGGATACTGACTATTTCAACTTCAGTGATAACTACTATGACTATGATGGTGATGGGCTTGTCATAGCTCCAGAAGAGTCAACCCCCAATGATGATGGGATTGCCAGGATATTCCTGGTGGTGATCTACAGCTTAGTCTGCTTTCTGGGACTCTTGGGGAATGGCCTGGTCATTGTAATTACTGCTTTCAAGATGAAGAAAACCGTTAACACTGTCTGGTTTCTCAACCTAGCCGTGGCAGATTTTTTATTCAATGTCTTCCTCCCAATTCACATTGTCAATGCCGCCATGGACTACCACTGGATTTTTGGGAAGGTCATGTGTAAGATCAGCCACTTTGTGGTGATCTACAACATGTATACCAGTGTCTTTCTACTTACCACCATCAGCTTTGACCGCTGCGTCTCTGTCGTTTTCCCGGTGTGGTCCCAGAACCATCGGAGCATCCGACTAGCTTCCATTGCATGTATAGCCATCTGGACCCTGGCCTTCTTCTTGGGCTCCCCATTCTTGGTTTTCCGAGACACAACTATGCATCAGGGCAAAATCGTCTGCTTCAACAACTTCAGCCTGATGGCCAACATCTCTCATCCCCACCAGTTCCATTTGGCCCAGGATTCGGTCACATACATGAGGCACGTGATGGTGACTGTTTCCCGGTTCCTGTGTGGATTTTTCCTGCCTGTGTTCATCATCACAGTGTGCTATCTCATCATCGTCTGCAAGTTGAAGCGGAACAGGTTGGCCAAAACCAAGAAGCCATTTAAAATCATTGTGaccatcatcatcaccttttTCCTCTGCTGGTGTCCTTACCATACCTTATACTTGCTAGAGCTCCATCACACCTCCATGCCAGCTTCTGTGTTCAGTCTGGGGCTGCCCTTGGCCACAGCTCTTGCCATCTCCAACAGCTGCATGAACCCCATTTTGTATGTCTTCATGGGCCAGGATTTCAAAAAGTTCAAGGTGACCATCTTCTCCAGGCTGGTCAACGCCTTGAGTGAGGACACCACTGCTCACTCTTCCTTCATGAGTCACAGGAGTATCACTAAGATGTCTTCTGTGAATGAAAGGTCTTCTATGAATGAACGGGAGACGGGCATGCTCTGA